The genomic window GTGAAAGGTTAAAAGAAGTGGATGATGAGTTATATAAAAGAAAGGGGTAGAATTTATGAATTACAAAGCAAGCGTGAACCTTATTAACAAACCCGGAAGCTTAAAGGGAGTTGCCTCGGTTTCCATCAATGACGAGTTTGTTGTAAAAGGTGTGAGGATTTTTGAGGGCAATGACGGTCCGTTTGTGTCAATGCCTTCCCGTAAGGCAGGAGCCAAATATGAGGATATTTGTTTCCCGATTACAAAAGAGGGAAGAGAAAATCTCCACAGTGCGGTGCTTGAAGCATACGAACAGAAATTAACACAGCAGGAGGAG from Qingrenia yutianensis includes these protein-coding regions:
- a CDS encoding SpoVG family protein, producing MNYKASVNLINKPGSLKGVASVSINDEFVVKGVRIFEGNDGPFVSMPSRKAGAKYEDICFPITKEGRENLHSAVLEAYEQKLTQQEEQNHEEGKETKKAGNKKSQKRSDGQKTAESNTELQADQNEQTEAAPVMNM